DNA from Corynebacterium stationis:
CAGTTCGCATTTACCGGAAGGCTTTCTGCGCAACAGGACAAGCTGCGCGCCTTCCGGCTGCTTTAGGCCTGCTTTTGCTCCTGCTCTTGGGCAGTCATCTGCTTGCGCAACATGAACAGCTGGCGCACGGTTTCTTCCTTGATGCCTTCGTTCATGGCGTTGAACATATCGCCGCCTTCCTTTTGGTATTCCACCAAAGGATCACGCTGTGCCATCGCGCGCAGGCCGATGCCTTCCTTGAGATAGTCCATCTCATACAGGTGCTCGCGCCACTTATTATCAATGACCGGCAAGATGATCATCCGCTCAGTATCACGCATTTGCTTCTCACCACCGATAGCAGAAATACGTTCTTCCAAGTCGTCGTACTGCGCCAAAGCATCAGTGACCAATGCGTCGGTAAGTTGCTCGGCGGTAAGTTCACCTGGGGCGCCGTACTCGGAGCCATCGACAAGCTCTTGTGCATCAATATTTGGCCCGTACAAGACGTCCAAAGCATTCCACAGCTGGTCTAGGTCCCAGTCCTCGACATAACCCGTAGCAGTTGCTGCAGCGACATAATCAGCGACAGTGTCAGCGACCATGGAACGGATATTGTCCTTGATATCGGATGCTTCCAAAATCTCACGGCGGGTTGCGTAGACAACCTTGCGCTGCTCGTTGAGGACCTCGTCGTACTTGAGAACGTTCTTACGCATCTCAAAGTTCTGGTTCTCAACCTGTGCCTGCGCGCCCTTAACGGAATTGGACACCATCTTGGAGTCAATCGGAACATCATCTGGAACATTCAGGCGGTTCATCATGTTTTCCATGGACTGGCCAACGAAACGCACCATGAGCTCATCACGCATGGACAAGTAGAAACGAGACTCACCAGGGTCACCCTGACGGCCTGAACGACCGCGCAGCTGGTTATCAATACGACGCGACTCATGACGTTCCGTACCTAGGACGTAGAGACCGCCGGCTTCACGGACTTCATCACCGAGGCGCTTGGAACGCTCACGCTCATCCTCGATTTCTGCGTCCCAGGCTTCCTGGTATTTCTCTTCATCATCGAAAGGATCAAGCCCGCGCTCGCGCAGCTTCATATCCAAGATAACTTCGGGGTTTCCGCCCAGCACGATATCGGTACCACGGCCAGCCATATTGGTAGCAACCGTAACGTTGCCGGGGCGACCCGCACGCGCAACGATATTGCCTTCTTCTTCGTGGTACTTCGCGTTGAGCACATTGTGCTTCACGCCCCGCTTGGTCAAAAGCTCCGACAAGTATTCCGAGCGTTCCACAGAGGTGGTACCAACCAAAACTGGCTGCCCCTGCTCCACGTGTTCGGCAATGTCATCCACAACGGCAGCAAACTTGGCTTCCTGCGTCTTATAGATGCGGTCAGAGTGGTCCTCACGCTGGTTCGGACGGTTAGTTGGGATAGAAACAACATCCAGACCGTAGATGGAATTGAGCTCCGCGGCCTCGGTCTCTGCGGTACCGGTCATGCCAGCGATCTTGTCGTAGAGGCGGAAGAAGTTCTGCAGGGTAACAGTCGCCAGCGTCTGGTTCTCGTTTTTAATCTCGACGCCCTCTTTGGCCTCGATAGCCTGGTGCATACCTTCGTTATAGCGACGGCCCGCAAGGATACGACCGGTAAATCCGTCAACAATAAGGACTTCGCCATCGCGCACGATGTAGTCCTTATCGCGGGTGAACAGCTCCTTGGCTTTGAGCGCATTGTTTAGGTAGCTCACCAGCTGGGAGTGTTCAGGCGCATAAAGGTTATCGATGCCCAATTGGTCTTCGACGTATTCCACGCCTTCTTCCAAGACACCAATGGTGCGTTTTTTAATGTCAACCTCATAGTGGATGCCCGCGCGCATGCGCGGAGCCAGGGTGGCAAAGACGCCGTAAAACTGCGACGAGCCATCAACCGGGCCAGAAATAATCAACGGAGTACGAGCCTCATCGATCAAGATGGAGTCCACCTCATCGACGATGCAGTAGTGGTGTCCACGCTGCACGCAGTCTTTCAGGTTACGAACCATGTTGTCGCGTAAGTAGTCAAAGCCAAGCTCGTTGTTGGTCGCGTAGGTGATATCGCAATCATAAGCTTCCTTGCGCTCCTGCGGACGCATGTCATTTAAGATCACGCCAACAGATACACCCAACC
Protein-coding regions in this window:
- the secA gene encoding preprotein translocase subunit SecA, whose product is MFGLSKLLRAGEGRTVKRLDKMADQVIALEDDFAALSDEELKGKTDEFKKRLADGEGLNDILLEAFATVREAAWRVMNQKHYKVQIMGGAALHFGNVAEMRTGEGKTLTSLLPAYLNALEGKGVHIVTVNDYLARRDAEMMGRVHRWLGVSVGVILNDMRPQERKEAYDCDITYATNNELGFDYLRDNMVRNLKDCVQRGHHYCIVDEVDSILIDEARTPLIISGPVDGSSQFYGVFATLAPRMRAGIHYEVDIKKRTIGVLEEGVEYVEDQLGIDNLYAPEHSQLVSYLNNALKAKELFTRDKDYIVRDGEVLIVDGFTGRILAGRRYNEGMHQAIEAKEGVEIKNENQTLATVTLQNFFRLYDKIAGMTGTAETEAAELNSIYGLDVVSIPTNRPNQREDHSDRIYKTQEAKFAAVVDDIAEHVEQGQPVLVGTTSVERSEYLSELLTKRGVKHNVLNAKYHEEEGNIVARAGRPGNVTVATNMAGRGTDIVLGGNPEVILDMKLRERGLDPFDDEEKYQEAWDAEIEDERERSKRLGDEVREAGGLYVLGTERHESRRIDNQLRGRSGRQGDPGESRFYLSMRDELMVRFVGQSMENMMNRLNVPDDVPIDSKMVSNSVKGAQAQVENQNFEMRKNVLKYDEVLNEQRKVVYATRREILEASDIKDNIRSMVADTVADYVAAATATGYVEDWDLDQLWNALDVLYGPNIDAQELVDGSEYGAPGELTAEQLTDALVTDALAQYDDLEERISAIGGEKQMRDTERMIILPVIDNKWREHLYEMDYLKEGIGLRAMAQRDPLVEYQKEGGDMFNAMNEGIKEETVRQLFMLRKQMTAQEQEQKQA